The stretch of DNA TTCGTCTTCCTCGTCCTCTACACGCTCTTCAACATCTGGTTCGAGCGTCGTGTCGTGGCGCGGATGCAGCACCGCATCGGCCCCAACGTCAACGGCCCGTTCGGCCTGCTGCAGAGCCTCGCCGACGGCGTGAAGCTGGGCCTGAAGGAGGAGATCTTCCCGAAGGCCGCCGACAAGGTCGTCTACTACATCGCGCCGATCATCGCGGTCGTGCCGTCGTTCCTGGCCTGGGCGGTCATCCCGTTCGGCCCGGTGGTCAACTTCTTCGGCCACGAGACGCCCCTGCAGCTGACCGACCTGCCCGTCGCGGTGCTCTACATCCTCGCGGTCACCTCGGTCGGCGTGTACGGGATCGTCCTGGCCGGCTGGTCCTCCGGCTCGATCTACGCCCTGCTGGGCGGCCTGCGCTCCAGCGCCCAGGTGATCAGCTACGAGGTCGCGATGGGCCTGGCGCTGGTCACGGTCTTCATCTACGCCGGCTCCATGTCGACGTCGGAGATCGTCGCGGCGCAGGAGGACATCTGGTTCTTCATCCCGCTGCTGCCGTCGTTCATCATCTACGTCATCGCGATGGTCGGCGAGACCAACCGCGCCCCGTTCGACCTCCCCGAGGCCGAGGGCGAGCTCGTGGGCGGCTTCCACACCGAGTACTCGTCGTTCAAGTTCGCGATGTTCTTCCTGGCCGAGTACATCAACATGGTCACCGTCGCGGCGCTGGCGACCACG from Aeromicrobium phoceense encodes:
- the nuoH gene encoding NADH-quinone oxidoreductase subunit NuoH gives rise to the protein MELFGNDPWWVVALKALLIFVFLVLYTLFNIWFERRVVARMQHRIGPNVNGPFGLLQSLADGVKLGLKEEIFPKAADKVVYYIAPIIAVVPSFLAWAVIPFGPVVNFFGHETPLQLTDLPVAVLYILAVTSVGVYGIVLAGWSSGSIYALLGGLRSSAQVISYEVAMGLALVTVFIYAGSMSTSEIVAAQEDIWFFIPLLPSFIIYVIAMVGETNRAPFDLPEAEGELVGGFHTEYSSFKFAMFFLAEYINMVTVAALATTMFLGGWRAPFGIAQIWEGANEGYWPVLWFFLKTLGFIFMYIWLRGTLPRMRYDQFMHFGWKWLIPIALGWIVALAFIRKLQVEDMLDQNAMLVAAGVAGALLLITFFLPTRDEEDEELEPEPQEFDAFAGGYPVPPLPSQRDAMAAAPTTTSQPTDGGEAR